In Eubalaena glacialis isolate mEubGla1 chromosome 4, mEubGla1.1.hap2.+ XY, whole genome shotgun sequence, one DNA window encodes the following:
- the SHISAL2B gene encoding protein shisa-like-2B: protein MSEASRVCSGYYSLNHSFVEPFQCPRRGEGATLMYCCGFADLKYCCSEPGSYFPYKHSYMWSLSIGALIGLGIAALVLLAFVISVCVLCYLFLYTKPQRLDTGLKLQHLEATSTQEGKSNRKTKAPSSNSTNETFYEADDIIQEKTMDMTQINTAYC, encoded by the exons ATGAGCGAGGCCAGCCGGGTGTGCTCCGGCTACTACAGCCTCAACCACAGCTTCGTGGAGCCCTTCCAGTGTCCCCGGCGCGGCGAGGGGGCCACCCTCATGTACTGCTGCGGCTTCGCCGACCTCAAGTACTGCTGCAGTGAGCCGGGCAGCTACTTCCCCTACAAGCACAGCTACATGTGGAGCCTCAG cATTGGAGCTCTGATTGGACTGGGAATTGCTGCCCTTGTTTTACTTGCCTTTGTCATCAGCGTCTGTGTTCTTTGCTACTTATTTCTGTATACAAAGCCTCAAAGATTAGACACTGGCCTTAAACTTCAACACCTAGAGGCTACTTCCACTCAAGAAG GCAAATCAAATAGAAAAACCAAAGCCCCCAGTTCAAATTCAACAAATGAAACATTCTATGAAGCTGATGatataattcaagaaaaaacAATGGATATGACACAGATCAACACTGCTTACTGTTAA